The Crocinitomicaceae bacterium genome includes a region encoding these proteins:
- a CDS encoding aminodeoxychorismate/anthranilate synthase component II: MKLLVLDNYDSFTYNLVHLVEQVGDIDFDVKRNDKITLNDVEKYDKIILSPGPGLPVDAGIMPELIARFASSKSILGVCLGLQAIGEAFGAKLKNLETVHHGVSTAIYLREQDTLFAECPEEFQVGRYHSWVIDSASLSDQLLVTAVDSSNEIMAVRHKHYDVKGVQFHPESILSEHGQTMMYNWLNA; this comes from the coding sequence ATGAAATTGTTGGTGCTTGATAACTACGACAGCTTCACGTACAATCTGGTGCACTTGGTTGAACAGGTTGGTGATATTGATTTTGATGTGAAACGGAATGATAAAATCACATTGAATGATGTTGAAAAATATGATAAAATTATTCTGTCTCCGGGTCCGGGTTTACCGGTTGATGCGGGTATCATGCCTGAATTAATTGCGCGGTTTGCATCTTCAAAATCTATTCTCGGCGTATGTTTAGGTTTACAGGCTATTGGAGAAGCATTTGGTGCTAAATTAAAAAATCTGGAAACCGTGCATCACGGAGTTTCCACGGCTATTTATCTAAGAGAACAAGATACCTTGTTTGCTGAATGTCCTGAAGAATTTCAGGTGGGCAGATATCATTCGTGGGTGATTGATAGTGCCTCACTCTCTGATCAATTGCTTGTTACGGCTGTTGATTCATCTAATGAAATTATGGCAGTGAGGCATAAACACTATGATGTGAAAGGGGTACAGTTTCACCCTGAATCTATTTTGTCTGAGCATGGACAAACCATGATGTACAACTGGCTTAACGCCTGA
- the fsa gene encoding fructose-6-phosphate aldolase — translation MKFFIDTANLDEIREANDMGILDGVTTNPSLMAKEGITGADKILKHYVDICNIVDGDVSAEVIATDYAGMIKEGENLASLHQNIVVKIPMIKDGIKAIRYFSDKGIKTNCTLVFSAGQAILAAKAGATYLSPFVGRLDDVSTNGIDLIAQIRLIYDNYMFDTQILAASVRHTMHIIQCAEVGADVMTGPLSSIKGLLNHPLTDIGLEKFLADYAKGNK, via the coding sequence ATGAAATTTTTTATTGATACCGCTAATCTGGATGAAATCCGAGAAGCAAATGATATGGGAATTCTGGACGGAGTTACTACCAATCCATCGTTAATGGCAAAAGAAGGCATCACCGGTGCTGACAAAATTCTCAAACATTATGTTGATATATGCAATATTGTTGATGGTGATGTAAGTGCTGAAGTAATTGCTACAGATTATGCCGGCATGATTAAAGAAGGTGAAAATTTGGCATCATTACATCAGAATATCGTGGTGAAAATTCCAATGATTAAAGATGGAATTAAAGCTATTCGCTATTTCTCAGACAAAGGAATTAAAACAAATTGCACCTTGGTTTTTTCTGCCGGACAAGCAATTCTTGCCGCTAAAGCCGGTGCAACTTATCTTTCTCCTTTTGTTGGACGTTTGGATGACGTATCAACTAACGGAATTGATTTGATTGCACAAATCAGATTGATTTATGATAACTACATGTTTGATACCCAAATTCTGGCCGCGTCAGTGCGTCACACCATGCATATCATTCAATGCGCTGAGGTTGGTGCAGATGTAATGACCGGACCACTGAGTTCAATAAAAGGATTATTAAATCATCCACTAACAGATATCGGCCTAGAGAAATTTTTAGCTGACTACGCCAAAGGAAATAAATAG
- a CDS encoding T9SS type A sorting domain-containing protein translates to MKKSLLTFLGAGLILSLQAQISEGGIPASFGKTLVNETNPYDASYQVHSLLAPDMNAINQEDAENDSKGKPYRVAVNIPVSYSMSNSGTWTHLSNGDKVWRMGIRIPGATGLSLYFSSPVEIPVGGKLHAYNEKHSQYVGAYTSNTPVFQSMEIIQGEFLTLEYYMPAGSTELPVIEISKVAYYYRGFEARLAVFETGDEIMEDRTHGSCEVDAVCSESTGHVDQRSSAVHYSFEVGASTYVCSAAVVNNTDQDCTPYILTANHCGEPDANADIVGHVWYFNYQRPTCTPGNTSSYSGALSETMSGGTFRASSSLGTHPASTGSQVDGADFALIELNSSIPSGYDAYFSGWSRSTTGATSGICYHHPAGDEKKISTYTSSLSSSTYNGGWANAHWQVTWAATTNGHGVTEGGSSGSPIYDQNNRIVGHLSGGSSYCSTPTSPDLYGKFNKAWDTDGTTNASQLEPWLDPSGSGVMTLDGTWAPCAPVAPTAQFTASATNVSPGTTVTFTDQSTGSPTSWAWVVSPASGWAYAGGTNSTSQNPQITFNTIGSYTITLTATNTQGSDSEVKSNYIVVAATTGPCTSTSTQSCTASDEFISIVEFNTINNNTGCGNYSDYTGTSTNVTKGQSYTLTITPAVGTTDNTAYTDDEIAAWIDWNGDDDFNDANEDVAYVLVAAGWSNTFTVNVPTGAVTGSVTMRVKISYNPDDGDIDPCTSTTWGETEDYTVNIQASSSSEISESSLNAISVYPNPTNGMLTINLTNVQADVQSVELRDVTGRIIASTQTINGNVVFDLSNETAGIYFVTVKTTSGTVTRKIVRM, encoded by the coding sequence ATGAAAAAATCTTTACTCACCTTTTTAGGAGCAGGACTGATACTTTCGCTGCAAGCTCAAATCAGTGAAGGCGGAATTCCGGCATCCTTTGGAAAAACATTGGTGAATGAAACCAATCCTTATGATGCATCATACCAGGTGCACTCACTGTTGGCGCCTGACATGAATGCAATTAATCAGGAAGATGCAGAAAACGATAGCAAGGGTAAACCATACCGCGTTGCCGTGAATATTCCCGTTTCATATTCCATGAGCAATAGTGGAACATGGACACATCTCTCTAACGGAGATAAAGTGTGGAGAATGGGTATTAGAATTCCTGGCGCAACGGGGCTTAGTTTATATTTCTCTTCTCCGGTAGAAATTCCGGTTGGAGGAAAACTCCACGCGTACAATGAAAAACATTCCCAATATGTTGGTGCCTACACATCAAATACTCCGGTTTTTCAATCCATGGAAATTATTCAGGGTGAATTTTTAACCCTTGAATATTATATGCCTGCAGGCAGCACTGAATTGCCGGTGATTGAAATCAGCAAAGTGGCATATTACTACAGAGGTTTTGAAGCGCGTCTGGCTGTTTTTGAAACAGGGGATGAAATCATGGAAGATCGTACACACGGTTCATGTGAGGTAGATGCGGTATGTTCTGAATCTACAGGACACGTTGATCAGCGTTCATCTGCGGTACATTATTCATTTGAAGTTGGCGCTTCAACTTATGTTTGTTCAGCTGCGGTTGTCAATAATACTGATCAGGATTGCACACCATATATTCTCACTGCTAACCATTGCGGTGAGCCTGATGCAAATGCTGATATCGTGGGACACGTATGGTATTTTAATTATCAACGACCAACATGTACACCCGGCAATACATCATCCTATTCAGGCGCATTATCAGAAACTATGTCTGGTGGTACTTTCAGAGCATCATCTTCATTAGGAACTCATCCTGCTTCAACCGGAAGTCAGGTTGATGGTGCTGACTTTGCACTGATTGAATTGAACTCATCTATTCCTAGTGGATATGATGCCTATTTTTCAGGTTGGAGCCGTTCAACAACAGGCGCAACATCAGGTATTTGTTATCACCACCCTGCAGGAGATGAGAAAAAGATTTCTACCTATACCTCTTCATTGTCATCATCAACTTATAACGGAGGCTGGGCTAATGCGCATTGGCAAGTAACTTGGGCGGCAACAACAAATGGACATGGAGTTACTGAAGGCGGTTCATCCGGTTCACCAATCTATGATCAAAACAACCGCATTGTTGGTCATCTTTCAGGTGGTTCATCGTATTGTTCTACCCCAACTTCACCAGACTTGTATGGAAAATTCAACAAAGCTTGGGACACAGATGGTACAACCAACGCATCACAACTTGAACCTTGGTTAGACCCGTCAGGTTCAGGGGTAATGACCTTAGACGGAACCTGGGCACCTTGTGCTCCGGTTGCTCCAACAGCACAATTTACTGCAAGCGCAACCAATGTTTCGCCGGGAACTACAGTGACATTTACTGATCAGTCTACCGGTTCTCCTACTTCATGGGCATGGGTTGTCTCTCCTGCTTCAGGTTGGGCTTATGCGGGTGGAACTAACTCCACTTCTCAAAATCCTCAAATCACTTTCAATACTATTGGTAGTTACACAATCACCCTCACAGCTACCAACACACAGGGAAGTGATTCAGAAGTTAAATCAAATTACATTGTGGTTGCAGCTACAACCGGACCATGTACTTCTACTTCAACTCAATCATGCACAGCAAGTGATGAATTTATTTCTATAGTTGAATTCAATACCATTAACAACAATACCGGTTGTGGTAACTATTCAGATTATACCGGAACATCAACTAATGTTACCAAAGGACAATCATATACATTAACTATCACGCCTGCGGTAGGAACAACAGATAATACTGCCTACACAGATGATGAAATTGCTGCATGGATTGACTGGAACGGAGATGATGATTTTAATGATGCTAATGAAGACGTAGCCTACGTGCTTGTAGCAGCAGGTTGGAGTAATACGTTTACTGTAAATGTACCAACAGGTGCTGTTACCGGTTCGGTGACCATGCGTGTGAAAATTTCATACAACCCTGATGATGGTGATATTGATCCATGTACTTCAACTACCTGGGGAGAAACTGAAGATTACACGGTAAACATTCAGGCATCCTCTTCATCTGAAATTTCTGAAAGTTCACTTAATGCAATTTCTGTTTATCCAAATCCAACTAACGGAATGTTAACAATCAATCTGACTAATGTTCAGGCTGATGTGCAATCTGTTGAGTTACGTGATGTAACCGGTCGTATCATTGCATCTACTCAAACTATCAATGGAAACGTAGTGTTTGATTTGTCAAATGAAACTGCAGGTATCTATTTTGTAACTGTGAAAACTACTTCAGGTACCGTTACACGTAAAATTGTACGCATGTAA
- a CDS encoding chorismate-binding protein: protein MKIYTHIKKILSDTLSPVSVYLSLRDHYEKPLLLESADYNSRQGHYSYICFNPFAEIVVQQGVMSKVIGRQVETILLGERQACLKEISAFSKLFHFDDQAYDFCYAGLFGYTGYSAIPYFEDIEFHTQSEFDLPDIYYGFYSLMLVFDHQHDATYLISHAFNQQDGIDQIKRLEKNIQTMKITNFTFATVGNMQVNCTDDEFCEAVEKAKQHCKAGDVFQLVLSKRYAQKFSGDEFNVYRALRNLNPSPYMFYFDMGNFKLFGSSPEAQIKVSAGTAEIHPIAGTYKRTGSDTDDLIQANKLFHDPKEKSEHMMLVDLARNDLSKYCREVHVKKLAEIQFYSHVIHLVSMVQGKLKDATEIVEILTGTFPAGTLSGAPKYRAMQLIDKIEKSSRQFYGGCIGFITHQGYTNHAILIRSFLSKDFTLTFQAGAGVVIHSIPEHENAEAENKCGALKAAIQQAATFNQIQKSKEYEIVGA, encoded by the coding sequence ATGAAAATATACACGCACATTAAAAAAATTCTTTCGGACACGCTTTCGCCGGTTTCTGTTTACCTGAGCTTGCGTGATCATTATGAGAAACCGCTCTTGTTAGAGAGTGCTGATTATAATTCAAGACAAGGGCACTATTCGTATATCTGTTTTAATCCGTTTGCTGAGATTGTGGTGCAACAAGGTGTCATGTCTAAAGTAATAGGTAGGCAGGTTGAGACAATTTTATTGGGTGAAAGGCAAGCATGTCTGAAAGAAATATCTGCGTTTTCCAAGCTTTTTCATTTTGATGATCAAGCCTATGATTTTTGTTATGCGGGCTTGTTTGGCTATACCGGATACAGTGCTATCCCATATTTTGAAGATATTGAATTTCACACCCAATCAGAATTTGATTTACCTGATATTTATTATGGTTTTTATTCACTCATGCTGGTTTTTGATCATCAACATGATGCAACTTATTTGATCAGTCACGCATTCAATCAGCAAGATGGCATAGATCAAATCAAGCGGTTAGAAAAAAATATTCAAACCATGAAAATCACCAATTTCACCTTTGCTACGGTTGGTAATATGCAAGTGAATTGCACGGACGATGAATTCTGTGAAGCCGTTGAAAAAGCAAAGCAACATTGTAAAGCGGGGGATGTTTTTCAATTGGTTTTATCAAAACGATATGCTCAGAAATTTTCAGGAGATGAATTTAATGTTTACCGTGCGCTGCGCAATTTGAATCCATCACCCTACATGTTTTATTTTGATATGGGCAATTTTAAATTATTCGGTTCATCACCTGAGGCGCAGATTAAAGTGAGTGCCGGTACGGCTGAAATTCATCCGATAGCCGGAACCTACAAGCGCACCGGCAGTGATACAGATGACCTCATACAGGCAAATAAACTTTTTCATGATCCTAAAGAAAAATCTGAACATATGATGCTGGTTGATCTTGCAAGAAATGATTTGAGTAAGTATTGTCGTGAAGTCCACGTAAAAAAATTGGCTGAGATTCAATTTTATTCTCATGTCATTCACCTGGTGAGTATGGTGCAGGGTAAATTGAAAGATGCTACTGAAATAGTTGAAATATTAACCGGAACTTTTCCGGCGGGCACGCTATCAGGTGCGCCTAAGTACCGGGCAATGCAGTTGATTGATAAGATTGAAAAATCATCGCGGCAATTTTATGGAGGTTGCATTGGTTTTATCACGCATCAGGGTTATACTAATCATGCAATACTCATCAGATCTTTCTTAAGTAAAGATTTTACGCTGACATTTCAGGCAGGTGCAGGAGTAGTTATACATTCAATACCTGAGCATGAAAATGCTGAGGCAGAAAATAAATGTGGTGCATTGAAAGCTGCCATTCAGCAAGCCGCAACATTTAATCAAATACAAAAAAGCAAAGAATATGAAATTGTTGGTGCTTGA